One Candidatus Hydrogenedentota bacterium DNA segment encodes these proteins:
- a CDS encoding DUF1846 domain-containing protein, translating into MSTARKITFDMDKYLAEQSSEILNRVRRFNNKLYLEFGGKLIFDYHASRVLPNFDPNVKVRLLQQFKDKTDIILCIHAGDIDHRKIRADFGITYDVDVLKLIDDLRGQWQLEITAIVITRYEDQPSAQLFKDRLERRNLKVYTHRATRGYPTDVDIIVSDEGYGRNTYIETTRPLVVVAGPGPGSGKLGTCLSQLYHEHNRGVQAGYAKFETFPIWNLPLKHPVNMAYEAATADLKDVNLIDPFHLEAYEETAVNYNRDVEAFPVLKRILEKIMGTESCYRSPTDMGVNRVGFGIVNEEAVREAATQEVIRRVLRYRCEYMMGLTTRETVERVELIMNELGVQIEDRRVVRPARDAAKRAESEKKGHEGVYCGNAIELKDGTIITGNNSSLMHAAASAVLNATKHLAGIPDKIHLISPNIIEAIGNMKKDIKDGKSISLNLEEALIAVGASAPFNSAAQLAIEQLGNLRGCDMHSTHIPTPGDEAGLRTVGLHLTSDPFFSTDNLYVV; encoded by the coding sequence ATGAGCACGGCCAGGAAAATCACCTTTGACATGGACAAGTATCTAGCCGAGCAATCGTCGGAGATTCTCAACCGAGTCCGAAGATTCAACAACAAACTCTATTTGGAGTTCGGCGGGAAATTGATCTTCGACTACCACGCATCCAGGGTGTTGCCCAACTTCGATCCGAACGTGAAGGTGCGATTGCTCCAACAGTTCAAAGACAAGACGGACATTATTCTCTGCATTCATGCCGGGGATATCGACCACAGGAAGATACGCGCTGACTTTGGCATCACTTATGACGTGGATGTGCTCAAACTGATCGATGATTTGCGCGGGCAATGGCAGCTGGAAATCACGGCCATTGTCATCACGCGGTACGAGGATCAACCCTCGGCTCAGTTATTCAAGGATAGACTCGAACGGCGGAATCTCAAGGTATACACCCATCGTGCCACAAGAGGGTACCCCACCGACGTAGATATCATCGTCAGCGACGAAGGTTATGGACGCAATACCTATATTGAAACCACCCGTCCGCTGGTGGTGGTGGCCGGCCCTGGTCCTGGAAGCGGCAAACTGGGTACATGCCTTTCCCAGCTGTACCACGAACACAACCGCGGCGTGCAAGCCGGGTACGCCAAGTTCGAGACATTCCCCATCTGGAACCTGCCCCTGAAGCATCCGGTGAACATGGCCTATGAAGCTGCCACGGCGGATCTCAAAGACGTCAACCTGATCGACCCATTTCATTTAGAGGCATATGAAGAGACCGCGGTCAATTACAATCGCGACGTGGAAGCATTCCCCGTCCTGAAGCGCATTCTAGAGAAAATCATGGGCACGGAATCCTGCTACCGTTCCCCGACTGACATGGGAGTCAATCGAGTCGGTTTCGGCATTGTAAACGAAGAGGCCGTCCGTGAGGCAGCCACACAGGAAGTAATCCGCAGAGTACTGCGGTACCGCTGTGAATACATGATGGGTTTGACGACGCGGGAAACGGTCGAACGGGTCGAATTGATCATGAATGAACTCGGGGTGCAGATAGAAGACCGGCGCGTGGTTCGTCCGGCAAGGGATGCCGCCAAACGGGCGGAGTCCGAGAAGAAAGGCCATGAAGGCGTCTATTGCGGGAACGCGATTGAACTTAAAGACGGAACGATAATAACGGGCAACAACTCATCCCTCATGCATGCTGCCGCCAGCGCGGTTCTGAACGCCACAAAACACCTTGCGGGGATTCCCGACAAGATCCATCTGATCTCCCCGAACATTATCGAAGCCATCGGCAACATGAAGAAAGACATCAAAGACGGCAAGAGTATCAGTCTTAACCTTGAGGAGGCCCTGATCGCCGTAGGTGCGTCTGCTCCCTTCAACAGCGCGGCCCAACTAGCCATCGAACAGCTGGGGAACCTCCGCGGCTGCGACATGCACAGCACACACATTCCAACGCCCGGCGACGAAGCAGGTTTACGAACGGTGGGCCTCCATTTGACCAGTGACCCGTTTTTCTCGACCGATAACCTCTATGTCGTTTGA